A genome region from Alteripontixanthobacter maritimus includes the following:
- a CDS encoding TetR/AcrR family transcriptional regulator encodes MRARLIKEARHLFGRQGYSATSQAEICAAAEVSRGALNYHFDGKKDLFEAVVENVLSSFRDWGDDRDLREELEHYFRTALDPEIFSITIRDAPAVLGIQTWRDIELAHFVEPMVARGLEPLSARMVYGALLEATIAAFSANDREDTISRALLLVERIIHAWND; translated from the coding sequence ATGCGCGCGCGCCTCATCAAAGAGGCCCGCCATCTTTTTGGCAGGCAGGGATACAGCGCCACGTCGCAGGCCGAAATATGCGCTGCCGCCGAAGTGTCTCGGGGTGCGCTCAATTATCATTTCGACGGAAAAAAGGATTTGTTCGAGGCGGTCGTGGAAAATGTACTCAGCAGCTTTCGCGATTGGGGAGACGACAGGGATTTACGCGAGGAGCTGGAGCATTATTTTCGGACGGCACTGGATCCCGAAATTTTCAGCATCACGATTAGAGATGCGCCCGCAGTGCTGGGTATCCAAACCTGGCGCGACATCGAACTTGCACATTTTGTCGAGCCGATGGTCGCACGCGGGCTTGAACCGCTGAGTGCACGCATGGTTTATGGAGCATTGCTAGAAGCGACCATAGCGGCGTTCTCGGCCAACGATCGCGAAGACACCATCTCGCGAGCGCTCTTATTGGTGGAGCGGATTATCCACGCTTGGAACGATTAA